In Eupeodes corollae chromosome 3, idEupCoro1.1, whole genome shotgun sequence, a single genomic region encodes these proteins:
- the LOC129949548 gene encoding protein lifeguard 1-like, translating to MIAILSFFLKFQLMLTFGAMAFVMNYEPAQDWMLENSSWIFIVSLMILFSSMCAMACCVDLRRKTPYNYLLLGVFTIAEAFLLSMVTMRFPSGVILMAIGLTTIVVFALTIFAIQTKIDFTTCGGVLLIAGVLFIIFTIVVMFFPSHTLIYIQASIGVALFSLYLIYDTQLMMGGDRKNFISPEDYIFAALSIYLDIVNIFLYILVLLGLIDD from the exons ATGATtgcaattttatcatttttcttaaagtttcaaTTAATGTTGACATTTGGAGCAATGGCATTCGTAATGAACTATGAACCAGCTCAAGATTGGATGTTGGAAAACTcaagttggatttttatagtgTCCCTTATGATACTTTTCAGTTCAATGTGTGCCATGGCTTGTTGTGTggatttaagaagaaaaactcCCTATAATTATTTGCTTCTTGGAGTGTTTACAATTGCCGAAGCATTTCTATTGAGTATGGTGACCATGAGATTCCCTTCGGGTGTG attttaatGGCAATTGGTTTGACAACAATTGTCGTCTTTGCCCTAACAATATTTGCAATTCAAACGAAAATCGATTTTACCACTTGTGGTGGTGTCCTTCTGATAGCTGGagtactttttataatttttacaattgTTGTTATGTTCTTTCCCTCGCACACTTTGATTTATATTCAAGCTTCGATTGGTGTGGCATTGTTTtcgctttatttaatttatgatacTCAATTGATGATGGGCGGAGATCGCAAGAATTTCATAAGTCCCGAAGATTATATATTTGCTGCACTTAGTATTTATTTggatattgttaatatttttttgtatattttagtgCTGTTGGGCTTAATTGATGATTAG